The Pseudomonas extremaustralis genome contains a region encoding:
- a CDS encoding cytochrome ubiquinol oxidase subunit I has translation MFGLEALDLARIQFAFTISFHILFPAITIGLASYLAVLEGLWLKTHNDTYRDLYHFWSKIFAVNFGMGVVSGLVMAYQFGTNWSRFSDFAGAVTGPLLTYEVLTAFFLEAGFLGVMLFGWNKVGRKLHFFSTVMVAVGTLISTFWILSSNSWMQTPQGFEIIDGRVIPTNWLAVIFNPSFPYRLAHMATAAFVATAFFVGSSAAWHLLRGKDNPAIRKMLSMAMWMALIVAPIQAVIGDFHGLNTLEHQPAKIAAIEGHWENIGNEPTPLILFGWPDMKAEKTKYAVEIPYLGSLILTHSLDKQVPALKEFPPEDRPNSTIVFWSFRVMVGLGFLMIFTGLLSLWLRRGDKMYSARPFLYLALWMGPSGLIAILAGWFTTEIGRQPWVVYGLMRTADASSGHSLVQMTITLVLFVVVYFALFGAGLGYMMRLVRKGPVINEGSESTHGGPGQKRTPARPLSAADDGSDDDHIQHKGH, from the coding sequence ATTCAATTCGCGTTCACCATCTCGTTCCACATCCTGTTTCCGGCGATCACCATCGGCCTGGCCAGTTACCTGGCGGTGCTGGAAGGCTTGTGGCTCAAGACCCATAACGACACCTACCGCGACCTCTACCATTTCTGGTCGAAGATCTTTGCCGTCAACTTCGGCATGGGCGTGGTGTCCGGCCTGGTCATGGCCTATCAGTTCGGCACCAACTGGAGCCGCTTCTCGGACTTCGCCGGCGCCGTCACCGGGCCCTTGCTGACATACGAAGTGCTCACGGCCTTCTTTCTCGAAGCCGGTTTCCTCGGGGTGATGCTGTTCGGCTGGAACAAGGTGGGGCGCAAGCTGCACTTCTTCTCCACGGTGATGGTGGCCGTCGGTACGCTGATCTCCACGTTCTGGATCCTGTCCTCCAACAGTTGGATGCAAACGCCCCAGGGCTTTGAAATCATCGATGGCCGCGTGATTCCCACCAATTGGCTGGCCGTGATTTTCAACCCGTCCTTCCCCTACCGCCTGGCCCACATGGCCACGGCTGCGTTCGTGGCCACGGCCTTCTTCGTCGGTTCCTCGGCGGCCTGGCACTTGCTGCGTGGCAAGGACAACCCGGCGATCCGCAAGATGCTCTCGATGGCGATGTGGATGGCGTTGATCGTCGCGCCTATCCAGGCGGTGATCGGTGACTTCCACGGCCTCAATACCCTGGAACACCAACCGGCGAAAATCGCCGCGATCGAAGGCCACTGGGAAAACATCGGCAACGAACCGACGCCGCTGATCCTGTTCGGCTGGCCGGACATGAAAGCCGAAAAAACCAAGTACGCCGTGGAGATTCCCTACCTGGGCAGCCTGATCCTGACCCACTCCCTGGACAAGCAGGTGCCGGCGCTCAAGGAGTTCCCGCCCGAGGACCGTCCCAACTCGACCATTGTGTTCTGGTCGTTCCGGGTCATGGTCGGCCTGGGCTTTTTGATGATCTTCACCGGCTTGCTCAGCCTGTGGCTGCGCCGTGGCGACAAGATGTACAGCGCCCGGCCGTTCCTGTACCTGGCGTTGTGGATGGGCCCGTCCGGCCTGATCGCGATTCTCGCCGGCTGGTTCACCACCGAAATCGGGCGCCAGCCGTGGGTGGTCTACGGGTTGATGCGCACGGCGGACGCGTCCTCCGGGCATAGCCTGGTGCAGATGACCATCACCCTGGTGTTGTTCGTGGTGGTGTACTTCGCGCTGTTCGGTGCGGGCCTGGGCTACATGATGCGCCTGGTGCGCAAAGGCCCGGTGATCAACGAAGGCAGCGAATCGACCCACGGTGGTCCTGGCCAGAAACGCACACCGGCCCGTCCGTTGTCCGCCGCCGATGACGGCAGCGATGACGACCACATTCAGCACAAGGGGCATTGA